The Christiangramia flava JLT2011 genome has a segment encoding these proteins:
- a CDS encoding DUF4402 domain-containing protein: MKQLKNLLLIFVLLLISFSGNVVKAQELPPIPVDVQVSTEQFLNFGAFTVGDAGGTVNVDHTGTRTWTGDVTLLNLGGPVTPALFDVYVNPGTLVTISHPASFELLGDNGNKIYLEVNSYSTGQNFISTSAAEVPNSIYIGGTLQLGNSQANPPGKYSGTITITFNQQ; the protein is encoded by the coding sequence ATGAAACAGCTTAAAAATCTTCTTTTGATCTTCGTTTTGCTCCTGATCAGTTTTTCAGGAAATGTGGTCAAAGCGCAAGAGTTACCGCCAATTCCGGTAGATGTTCAGGTAAGCACCGAGCAATTTCTCAATTTTGGAGCCTTCACGGTTGGTGATGCCGGCGGGACTGTAAACGTGGACCATACGGGTACGCGAACCTGGACGGGCGATGTGACACTCCTGAATCTGGGAGGACCGGTAACTCCAGCGCTGTTCGATGTGTACGTGAATCCCGGAACACTCGTCACGATCTCGCATCCGGCAAGTTTTGAATTACTGGGAGATAATGGGAATAAGATTTATCTGGAAGTAAATAGCTATAGTACGGGCCAGAATTTCATCAGCACTTCTGCGGCTGAAGTTCCCAATTCCATTTATATAGGCGGCACTTTACAGCTTGGCAACTCCCAGGCTAATCCGCCGGGAAAATATAGCGGAACCATTACTATCACCTTCAACCAGCAATAG
- a CDS encoding T9SS type A sorting domain-containing protein: MNKPAPKFLISLFLVLFSVAASAQGTFTVSDYQVIPAGTVAEYDQVTITNSGELHVEGTLIVNGDLLMGNQAAFSMGGDAVVIVRRNFEGGNKVDISISSYLIIGGNFTKNGAAGQETINIEDGNIYILGDVSGWNSVTPCDNYDGNTETAQDQCQYGDEEDLSNNYEDLPPTIADELNCFQVEKPADITACDGASVSFSVSEIPDVIYQWQYKAGPGATFTDIAGSANTLDLNVDASMNGFQYRVKIKPVDPESTCKISFSPPAVLNIPQQLVWTGNVDADWDNAGNWLCGNIPGPANSVIIPSNPSNLPIIYAGSIAEVNNLTLSGNTSKLTISYGNLHLYGKILGAGKIDAVHGKILFSGNTAQTIPNAIFVNNAVESLELDNGSGLTSNSSLEIIKSLKLSQGNLTLNESLKLISNDTITALIDGSGSGTITGEVTMQRFLENTMGYKYFSSPFTNSIVGDFSAFVDLTSDFPHFYAYDENRRDADQNDLSGWTPYINSASALNVLEAYAVNFGGTAGNILVELTGIVNNGSQSISLQNHNRKYTKGFNLVGNPYPSPIDWSKSGWTKTNIDDAVYFFQSSGGQYAGAYTSFINGISSDGSSTAIIPSMQGFFVHVSDDPSGNYPVSGTLGMDNSVRVNDYDQQFYKTPINSRPLIRLSAGFKNGQKDALVLYAESFATENYENDLDALKMLNTNAELPNFYSFSEDREISINAIDFEAKKQSIIPLGLQVQKNGQIEIQLQDLENFDSEKKIFLCDEQSGKTWNLLKEKAALHLQKGTYNYRFSLLLSTGTAGNMISTAEIFHSLNNSGNASIQMNLEKSEIGMLYISNLNGQLLKEFRVSGLDKVQLSGILSSGVYLATYISPNRKLTKKIILP; the protein is encoded by the coding sequence ATGAACAAGCCCGCTCCGAAGTTCCTAATCAGCCTATTTTTAGTCTTATTTTCTGTCGCCGCTTCGGCGCAGGGAACTTTCACGGTTTCAGATTACCAGGTTATTCCTGCCGGAACCGTCGCGGAGTACGACCAGGTGACCATTACCAATAGCGGTGAACTTCACGTGGAAGGGACACTTATCGTGAATGGCGATCTTTTGATGGGGAATCAGGCGGCTTTTTCTATGGGTGGTGATGCGGTGGTCATCGTTCGCAGAAATTTTGAAGGCGGTAATAAAGTGGATATTTCCATTTCCAGTTACCTGATCATTGGCGGGAATTTCACCAAGAACGGTGCTGCTGGACAGGAAACCATCAATATTGAAGACGGAAATATTTATATTCTCGGGGACGTCTCAGGCTGGAATTCTGTTACTCCCTGTGATAATTACGACGGAAATACCGAAACTGCCCAGGATCAATGCCAATATGGGGATGAAGAGGACCTGAGCAATAATTATGAAGACCTCCCTCCTACGATAGCAGATGAGCTGAATTGTTTTCAGGTGGAAAAACCAGCCGATATTACCGCCTGTGATGGTGCATCGGTTAGCTTTTCGGTGAGTGAGATCCCAGATGTAATTTACCAATGGCAATACAAAGCAGGTCCTGGCGCCACTTTTACAGATATTGCTGGTTCCGCTAACACTCTGGATCTTAACGTGGATGCTTCGATGAACGGATTTCAGTATCGCGTAAAAATCAAACCTGTAGATCCAGAAAGCACCTGTAAAATTTCCTTTTCTCCGCCAGCGGTGTTAAATATTCCGCAGCAATTGGTTTGGACAGGAAATGTGGATGCTGATTGGGATAATGCTGGAAACTGGCTCTGCGGAAATATTCCCGGCCCAGCAAATTCCGTGATCATTCCATCAAATCCTTCCAATCTACCGATCATTTATGCAGGCAGTATAGCTGAAGTCAATAACCTGACGCTTTCCGGTAATACCAGTAAACTCACAATTTCCTACGGGAATTTGCATTTATATGGCAAAATCCTGGGTGCTGGAAAGATCGACGCCGTTCACGGAAAAATACTGTTTTCCGGAAATACGGCTCAGACCATTCCGAATGCGATATTTGTAAACAATGCTGTAGAAAGTCTCGAACTGGACAATGGCAGCGGGCTCACCTCCAACTCCAGCCTGGAAATCATCAAAAGCCTGAAACTTTCCCAGGGAAACCTTACGCTCAATGAATCCCTGAAGTTGATCTCCAACGATACCATTACGGCGCTCATTGATGGTTCTGGCAGCGGAACCATTACTGGGGAGGTAACGATGCAGCGATTCCTGGAAAATACCATGGGTTACAAATACTTTAGTAGTCCGTTTACGAATTCCATTGTTGGCGATTTTTCAGCTTTTGTAGATCTTACTTCAGATTTTCCACATTTTTATGCGTATGATGAAAACCGTCGTGACGCCGATCAAAATGATCTGAGCGGCTGGACGCCTTATATAAATAGTGCTTCCGCTTTAAATGTTCTGGAAGCTTATGCTGTCAATTTTGGCGGGACCGCTGGAAATATCCTGGTGGAATTGACCGGAATTGTGAATAATGGAAGCCAGTCTATTAGCCTTCAAAATCATAACCGGAAATACACCAAAGGCTTTAACCTCGTGGGAAATCCTTATCCTTCCCCCATAGACTGGAGCAAAAGTGGCTGGACCAAAACAAATATCGATGATGCTGTCTATTTTTTCCAATCTTCCGGGGGGCAATATGCCGGCGCATATACCTCGTTCATAAACGGAATTTCCAGCGATGGCAGCTCTACGGCGATCATCCCGTCCATGCAGGGCTTTTTCGTGCATGTGAGCGATGATCCTTCAGGCAACTATCCTGTTTCAGGTACTTTGGGTATGGACAATTCAGTAAGAGTCAATGATTACGACCAGCAGTTTTATAAAACTCCCATTAATTCCAGGCCACTGATAAGACTTTCCGCAGGATTTAAAAATGGACAGAAAGATGCACTCGTACTATATGCTGAAAGTTTTGCTACGGAAAATTACGAGAATGACCTGGATGCTTTAAAAATGCTGAATACGAATGCGGAATTGCCAAATTTCTACAGTTTTTCTGAAGACCGGGAAATTTCCATCAACGCCATCGATTTTGAAGCCAAAAAGCAATCGATCATTCCGTTAGGTTTACAGGTGCAGAAAAATGGGCAAATTGAGATTCAACTTCAGGACCTTGAGAATTTTGATTCTGAAAAAAAGATCTTTTTATGCGATGAGCAATCAGGAAAAACCTGGAATTTGCTCAAAGAAAAAGCAGCACTGCATTTGCAAAAAGGGACCTATAATTATCGATTTTCACTGCTCCTTTCAACCGGAACTGCAGGAAATATGATTTCAACTGCTGAAATTTTCCATAGTCTGAATAACTCCGGCAATGCCAGCATACAGATGAACCTGGAAAAAAGCGAAATTGGTATGCTGTATATTTCCAATCTAAACGGGCAGCTATTGAAAGAATTCCGGGTGTCTGGTTTGGACAAGGTTCAACTTTCCGGTATTTTGAGCAGCGGGGTCTACCTTGCGACTTATATTTCACCAAATCGAAAGCTTACCAAAAAGATCATCCTGCCATGA
- a CDS encoding molecular chaperone, whose product MRNSPKFLLFLLLFSFLKITAQGDLMVMPKRVIFDGNDRSKEVNIANTGTDTATYAISFIQYKMAEDGNFIQIEEPEEGQRFTSDYLRYYPRRVSLAPNEAQTIRLQLSKTGEMTEGEYRSHLYFRAVEKQTALAKEDLQKEEDGISINIRTVFGISIPVIVRRGSTAAEVELKNLQLKVEESPLLSLDIFRSGNQSVYGNFTVTYKAKGQPEVVIGKVNGISVYTPNEKRHFIFPLQTVENIDFTKGSIEVHYEDPKAKASATATLELN is encoded by the coding sequence ATGCGGAATTCCCCAAAATTTCTGCTTTTTCTTCTACTGTTTTCCTTTCTGAAAATCACTGCACAAGGTGACCTCATGGTGATGCCGAAACGCGTGATTTTCGACGGAAATGACCGTTCCAAAGAAGTGAATATCGCCAACACCGGTACTGATACCGCAACCTACGCCATTTCTTTTATTCAGTATAAAATGGCTGAAGACGGCAATTTCATTCAAATTGAAGAGCCGGAAGAAGGCCAGCGTTTTACCAGCGATTATTTAAGGTATTATCCTAGAAGAGTAAGTCTGGCTCCAAATGAAGCGCAAACCATCCGGTTACAGCTGTCTAAAACCGGAGAGATGACAGAAGGTGAATACCGTTCGCATCTTTATTTCAGGGCTGTAGAAAAGCAAACAGCACTTGCAAAAGAGGATCTTCAGAAGGAAGAAGACGGGATTTCCATAAATATCCGCACTGTTTTCGGGATCAGCATCCCGGTGATCGTACGCCGAGGCTCAACTGCTGCGGAAGTGGAATTGAAGAATCTCCAGCTGAAAGTCGAGGAATCACCACTTTTATCGCTCGATATTTTCCGAAGTGGCAATCAGTCGGTTTATGGAAATTTTACGGTCACCTATAAAGCAAAAGGCCAACCAGAGGTGGTAATCGGCAAAGTCAATGGAATTTCAGTTTACACGCCGAACGAAAAGCGGCATTTTATCTTCCCGTTACAGACGGTTGAAAATATTGATTTTACCAAAGGTTCGATTGAAGTGCACTATGAAGATCCAAAGGCGAAAGCTTCAGCTACAGCAACCCTGGAACTGAATTAA
- a CDS encoding DUF4402 domain-containing protein, which yields MIRKLIFLNILFLLPFAGLMAQNASSARVNSTATIVEPIEIIKNVDLHFGNVISGYSAGTVVLAPDGSRTAVGVELSAANPGEVSAAEAIVYHGDYSYSITFPDNFRLFNENNPNQFLMIDQFQVSPVAQESGSDILKIGATLNLQANQLPGFYTNATGFNITVTYN from the coding sequence ATGATTCGAAAACTGATATTTCTAAACATTCTCTTTCTGTTACCATTTGCCGGTTTGATGGCACAAAATGCTTCATCGGCCAGGGTAAACAGTACAGCGACCATCGTAGAACCCATTGAGATCATCAAAAATGTAGACCTGCATTTTGGGAATGTGATTAGTGGGTATAGCGCCGGAACAGTAGTACTGGCGCCAGATGGAAGTCGCACCGCGGTTGGCGTGGAACTTTCCGCTGCTAATCCTGGGGAGGTAAGCGCCGCGGAAGCGATCGTTTACCATGGAGATTACAGTTATTCCATTACCTTTCCCGATAATTTCAGGTTGTTTAATGAGAATAATCCCAATCAGTTTTTAATGATCGATCAATTCCAGGTGTCGCCTGTCGCTCAGGAATCTGGTAGTGATATTCTGAAAATCGGGGCGACGCTGAACCTGCAGGCCAATCAGTTACCCGGTTTTTACACCAACGCTACAGGATTCAATATTACTGTGACCTACAACTAG
- a CDS encoding DUF4402 domain-containing protein translates to MKKITLLAGLLFTAIGFSQSSAEGSATVNAEIVEPISITSSGTLDFGEIAQDASAGDVTLTATNSVSYTNSNMEVAGTTTTVPTFSVSVPSGLTYAVSIPDVTLTSGTNNMTLTDFTTSLPASTGASASSFTVGGTLKVGATQATGSYTGDVKVTVSYE, encoded by the coding sequence ATGAAAAAAATTACTTTATTGGCTGGTTTACTTTTTACCGCTATCGGATTTTCACAGTCTTCAGCTGAAGGAAGTGCTACAGTGAACGCTGAAATCGTAGAACCTATCAGTATCACCTCTTCTGGAACTTTAGATTTTGGGGAAATTGCCCAGGATGCTTCCGCGGGAGATGTAACCCTCACTGCAACAAACTCGGTTTCTTATACTAACAGCAATATGGAAGTGGCCGGGACTACCACCACTGTTCCAACTTTTTCCGTAAGTGTTCCTTCCGGTTTGACTTACGCCGTGAGCATTCCAGACGTGACGCTTACCAGTGGCACAAATAATATGACATTAACCGACTTTACAACAAGTTTACCTGCCAGTACAGGAGCTAGCGCTTCTTCCTTCACTGTGGGTGGAACTTTGAAGGTTGGAGCAACTCAGGCAACCGGATCTTACACGGGTGACGTAAAAGTAACCGTTAGTTACGAATAG
- a CDS encoding DUF4402 domain-containing protein, with amino-acid sequence MRYYLFIISLLSFHITGFSQSSATARFTASIQIIEPIEIKTLSNMNFASIDAGKGGTVTLSPENLRSATGEIQLEESAGQTPAIFEIKGQSQYSYQVALPQQAYLIAPNAEPILIKDFVALNDHQTFNSNAQLIRLGASLEISEGQSPGQYRSAAPIEITVSYN; translated from the coding sequence GTGCGCTATTACCTGTTTATCATATCACTCCTTTCTTTTCATATTACTGGGTTTTCTCAGTCATCAGCTACTGCAAGGTTTACAGCAAGTATACAGATTATTGAGCCAATCGAAATTAAAACGCTTTCTAATATGAACTTTGCCAGTATTGATGCGGGCAAGGGCGGAACTGTTACACTAAGCCCGGAAAATTTGCGTTCTGCTACTGGTGAGATCCAGTTAGAGGAATCTGCTGGACAGACCCCCGCGATATTTGAAATTAAAGGCCAGAGCCAATATTCCTACCAGGTTGCCCTTCCACAACAGGCCTATCTTATCGCACCGAATGCCGAACCTATTCTGATAAAGGATTTTGTGGCCTTGAACGATCATCAAACTTTTAATTCCAACGCGCAACTGATCAGGCTTGGCGCAAGCCTTGAAATCTCTGAAGGTCAGTCTCCAGGCCAATACCGGTCAGCCGCTCCCATAGAGATTACGGTTTCTTATAATTAA
- the gndA gene encoding NADP-dependent phosphogluconate dehydrogenase: protein MSIYILMGVSGVGKTTLGKSLAKHLQTPFYDADDFHSEKNIQKMSKGFPLNDEDRESWLENIKNAMQSWEDSGGAVLACSALKEKYRQHLKQSGVSITWIYLYESFETISHRLEQRSGHYFKAALLNSQFETLEPPKYGLHIRVDDTAEKTMHKIMKKLELPEIGLIGLGVMGKSLALNMASKQIPIAVYNREVQGSEEGVARDFANSHPDHQIPWFDDLQVFVKSLPKPRNIFLMVNAGKAVDSVIQQLIPHLDKGDLIIDGGNSHYTDTQRRAKKLKEKEILFLGTGVSGGEEGALKGPSIMPGGDRKAYDRVGNVLEAIAAKDHQENPCCTYIGPGASGHFVKMLHNGIEYGEMQLIAEFYQLLRFRLHYQPEQIADLFLDWNKDMKSYLLSISVEILRFQEKNELLLDKILDAAGQKGTGSWSSIAALNLGVPFDTITTAVMARNISAEKELRLTFAEIFKHTEHFLEISEEELFKAYKLASLINHATGFELLRAASSEYNWQLNFSEIARIWTNGCIIKSGLMQQLSELLKDSAGQHVLSLEAFREMIETNKSSLAFVVGKSVEAENPLPVASAALNYFWNLTSATTSANMIQAQRDYFGAHTYERTDGKRGEFHHTNWSKS from the coding sequence ATGTCTATATATATTTTGATGGGTGTTTCAGGAGTGGGAAAAACCACTCTGGGAAAATCACTTGCGAAGCATCTTCAAACTCCATTTTACGATGCGGATGATTTTCATTCAGAAAAGAATATTCAGAAAATGAGTAAGGGTTTTCCGTTGAACGATGAAGATCGGGAAAGCTGGCTCGAAAATATCAAAAATGCCATGCAGTCCTGGGAAGATTCGGGTGGTGCGGTGTTGGCCTGTTCGGCTTTAAAAGAAAAATACCGCCAGCATTTGAAGCAAAGTGGAGTCTCCATTACCTGGATCTATTTATATGAATCTTTTGAAACAATTTCCCACCGATTAGAGCAGCGAAGCGGTCATTATTTTAAAGCAGCCCTCCTGAATTCCCAGTTTGAGACTTTGGAACCACCAAAATACGGCCTGCACATACGAGTGGATGATACTGCGGAAAAAACTATGCATAAAATCATGAAAAAATTAGAATTACCAGAGATTGGATTGATCGGCCTTGGTGTTATGGGTAAAAGCCTGGCTCTGAACATGGCATCCAAACAAATCCCGATCGCAGTTTATAACCGCGAAGTTCAGGGAAGCGAAGAAGGAGTGGCGCGGGATTTCGCCAATTCTCATCCAGATCATCAAATTCCCTGGTTTGACGACCTGCAGGTTTTTGTAAAGTCCCTTCCGAAACCAAGAAATATCTTCCTCATGGTCAATGCCGGGAAAGCGGTTGATAGTGTGATCCAGCAACTCATTCCACATCTGGACAAAGGCGATCTGATTATTGATGGTGGAAACTCTCATTATACCGATACTCAACGCAGAGCCAAAAAATTAAAGGAAAAAGAAATCCTGTTCTTAGGAACCGGCGTGAGCGGGGGTGAAGAAGGCGCGCTGAAAGGGCCATCGATCATGCCGGGTGGAGATCGAAAAGCCTATGATCGAGTTGGAAATGTCCTGGAAGCGATCGCTGCGAAAGATCACCAGGAAAATCCCTGTTGCACTTATATCGGCCCAGGGGCTTCCGGCCATTTCGTGAAAATGCTACACAATGGTATTGAATACGGAGAGATGCAACTGATTGCCGAATTTTACCAGTTGTTACGTTTTCGCCTGCATTACCAGCCCGAACAGATCGCTGACCTCTTCCTTGACTGGAATAAAGACATGAAAAGTTATCTTTTAAGTATTTCAGTGGAAATCCTGCGATTCCAAGAAAAGAACGAGCTTTTACTGGATAAAATTCTGGATGCCGCGGGACAAAAAGGTACCGGAAGCTGGTCCAGTATTGCAGCTTTGAACCTGGGAGTACCATTTGATACGATAACCACGGCCGTAATGGCCCGAAATATTTCTGCTGAAAAAGAATTGCGCTTAACATTTGCTGAAATTTTTAAACATACGGAACATTTTCTCGAAATTTCAGAAGAAGAATTGTTCAAAGCTTATAAACTGGCTTCGCTCATCAATCATGCAACTGGCTTTGAGCTCCTACGCGCCGCTTCTTCGGAATATAACTGGCAGCTTAACTTTTCAGAAATAGCCCGAATCTGGACAAATGGCTGCATTATCAAATCGGGACTTATGCAGCAATTATCAGAACTTCTGAAAGATTCAGCAGGACAACACGTATTGTCTCTAGAAGCTTTCCGCGAAATGATCGAAACAAACAAATCTTCCCTGGCATTCGTAGTTGGAAAGTCCGTTGAAGCAGAAAACCCACTCCCGGTAGCTTCCGCGGCACTGAATTATTTCTGGAATCTGACCTCCGCAACCACTTCTGCCAACATGATCCAGGCACAAAGAGATTATTTTGGTGCGCATACGTATGAGCGAACAGATGGAAAACGAGGCGAATTTCACCACACCAACTGGTCAAAATCTTAA
- a CDS encoding GntP family permease, which yields MDYHIISAVIAGIALLLFLILRLKIQAFLSLLVVCIVVGLLSGMPVNIILETMKEGMGSTLGFVATVVGLGALFGGILEQSGGAKRLADYLLKKTGQENASWAMVFTGFLVAIPVFFDVAFIILVPITYALSRTTKKSLLLYALPLLAGLAITHAFIPPTPGPIAVAEILGADLGWVIIFGILAGVPASILGGPVFARFIASKITIEPIHFSESESPLEDAPSPALILAIIAVPIFLIVLNTLLTSELIFDLPEESGLSEVIVLLGHPFTALIVANLLAWYFIGVKRGMSKEFLQKIGTKSFEAAGVIILLTGAGGAFKQVLIETGAGDMMASALENSVLNPLIFGFVIAALVRILQGSATVAMITSAGITAPVLASANLSAPEIALIVIAIASGATGFSHVNDSGFWLVGKYLGLSEKQTFQSWTLMTTIIAFAGLGASWIIWILI from the coding sequence ATGGATTACCATATCATTTCCGCAGTCATTGCCGGTATAGCACTGCTTCTATTCCTAATCCTGCGCCTTAAGATCCAGGCGTTTCTATCCTTACTCGTCGTTTGCATCGTGGTGGGGTTACTTTCCGGAATGCCGGTAAACATTATCCTGGAAACCATGAAAGAGGGGATGGGCAGTACGCTGGGTTTTGTGGCAACGGTGGTGGGACTTGGAGCACTTTTTGGCGGAATCCTGGAACAATCTGGGGGCGCCAAACGCCTGGCTGATTACCTGCTGAAAAAAACCGGACAGGAGAACGCTTCCTGGGCCATGGTTTTCACAGGCTTTTTAGTAGCCATTCCCGTTTTCTTTGACGTGGCATTTATCATTCTAGTGCCAATCACGTATGCCCTGAGCAGAACTACCAAAAAATCCCTCTTGTTATATGCACTTCCACTTTTAGCCGGTCTTGCGATCACCCATGCCTTTATCCCACCCACACCTGGACCAATCGCGGTGGCAGAAATACTTGGAGCAGATCTTGGTTGGGTGATCATCTTCGGAATACTGGCAGGTGTTCCTGCGTCCATACTTGGAGGTCCGGTATTTGCCCGGTTCATCGCTTCCAAAATCACGATCGAACCGATTCATTTTTCAGAATCTGAAAGTCCGTTGGAAGATGCGCCAAGCCCTGCTTTAATATTGGCCATTATTGCGGTTCCAATTTTTTTGATCGTTCTGAATACACTTTTAACCAGCGAATTGATTTTTGATCTCCCCGAAGAATCAGGTTTATCTGAAGTTATTGTATTGTTGGGGCACCCGTTTACCGCGCTGATCGTAGCAAATCTGTTGGCCTGGTATTTCATTGGTGTTAAAAGAGGTATGTCTAAAGAATTCTTGCAGAAAATAGGCACCAAATCTTTTGAAGCGGCGGGCGTTATTATTTTACTTACCGGCGCTGGTGGCGCTTTTAAACAGGTGTTGATTGAAACCGGGGCAGGAGATATGATGGCTTCAGCGTTGGAAAATAGCGTCTTAAACCCATTAATTTTTGGGTTTGTGATCGCCGCATTGGTTCGGATTCTACAGGGTTCGGCTACGGTTGCCATGATCACTTCGGCTGGCATTACCGCGCCGGTTTTGGCTTCGGCAAATCTCTCAGCTCCTGAAATTGCTTTGATCGTCATTGCAATCGCTTCCGGAGCTACTGGATTTTCCCATGTAAACGATAGTGGGTTCTGGCTTGTTGGAAAATATTTGGGGCTGTCAGAAAAACAAACCTTCCAAAGCTGGACGCTCATGACCACGATCATAGCATTCGCAGGCCTTGGCGCATCCTGGATCATTTGGATACTGATATAA
- a CDS encoding OmpA/MotB family protein, with protein sequence MKKAITVSVLAATMLASCVSKKKYVALESELNDTKSTLQKTRVEKEEIEGKYAAIEARVADYNAKINSLREENDGMMEMNDLTVMSKNHKDKMRATIAKMDPEKVKDAKTLEDSINLAVSYNLKQNITEGGDDEDIDIKVDETVVMINVSDKLLFGSGSYRVTQKAQPLLKKLAEVINSEPAMEVMIEGHTDDRTMVKDSYLKDNWDLSVRRATSIVRLLQDKYDVDPSKLIAAGRSSYQPLVENTSKENMAKNRRTRIVIIPNLDKFFAMMESEDNVATVSQ encoded by the coding sequence ATGAAAAAAGCAATAACTGTATCAGTTTTGGCAGCAACCATGCTGGCATCTTGTGTTTCTAAGAAAAAGTATGTAGCTCTGGAAAGTGAGCTTAATGATACTAAAAGTACGCTTCAGAAAACAAGAGTTGAAAAAGAAGAAATCGAAGGAAAATACGCTGCAATCGAAGCCCGTGTGGCCGATTACAATGCGAAAATCAATTCTCTTAGAGAAGAGAACGATGGTATGATGGAAATGAACGATCTTACTGTGATGTCTAAAAATCACAAGGATAAGATGAGAGCTACCATCGCCAAAATGGATCCTGAAAAGGTGAAAGATGCGAAAACCCTGGAAGATTCTATCAATCTTGCCGTGTCTTACAACCTGAAACAAAACATTACTGAAGGCGGTGATGACGAGGATATCGACATCAAAGTGGACGAAACAGTAGTGATGATCAACGTTTCTGACAAACTGTTATTTGGAAGCGGAAGTTACAGAGTGACTCAAAAGGCACAACCACTTTTGAAAAAACTTGCTGAAGTGATCAATAGTGAACCTGCGATGGAAGTGATGATCGAAGGTCATACTGATGACAGAACAATGGTAAAAGACTCTTATTTGAAAGATAACTGGGATCTGAGTGTACGTCGTGCCACTTCAATCGTAAGATTGCTACAGGATAAATATGATGTGGATCCTTCAAAATTGATCGCAGCAGGACGTAGCAGCTACCAGCCTCTAGTGGAAAATACTTCTAAAGAGAATATGGCTAAGAACAGAAGAACCAGAATCGTGATCATTCCAAATCTGGATAAGTTCTTTGCGATGATGGAATCTGAAGATAACGTGGCTACTGTAAGTCAGTAA